DNA sequence from the Lynx canadensis isolate LIC74 chromosome B2, mLynCan4.pri.v2, whole genome shotgun sequence genome:
AGCTGAGAATGGAACTTCTGTCTGTGTATTCCCATAGTAGATCACAGTTCTCTTATCTCTTAGGTGTTAGTTGGTGTCAACCTCTTAGCAGTGACTTCATTTTGTGGCTTCAGTTTGAATGGTTCCAGAAATTCTGAAAAGTCAGCATCACTAAAGTGATAATTGTTAAATGGTtactagatttgttttttttttcttcatataaagcAGGAGATGAACATGATGCATTATTATGGAACTACTTTAACATTTTTAGTAGATTAATGGAGCTGAggttagtatatgtgctgccgaagcgagcacatgGAGCTGAGGTTAGTAATTAACTTTTCTAGTTGGAGAGTTTTTAAAGGACACACAtctgttttaagaaagaaaggagagttcTATGGTAAGGCCGGCTTCAGATGCAGCAGCAGCTTGGGTGGCTTTGGTGAGGAAGTGTGAGAGTTCCAACTTTCTTCCGGGCCTGAGAGATTTTTCGTGGGGAGGGTCGCAGTGTCAGAGAAAAAGCAGCTTGTAGGCTTGGGTCTCTTGGAGGAGGATGAGGAGTTCAAGGAGTTCCCTGCGGAAGAGTGGGCTGGTTTAGGTGAAGACGAAGGTCCAGATGCACATGTCTCGGAGGATAATTGGGATGATGACAGTGTAGAGGATGACTTCTCCAATCAGTTACAACCTGAACTAGACAAACATGGTTATAAGATGGAGACCTTGTAGCATCCAGAAGTGTTGAAGCAACCTAAACTTGAACTGTCTACTAATTCTAGGACACAGAACCCAGGATGGAACACttacaaaaatatgtttatttcattacctgcttggatttttgtgtgtgtttgtatcacatcttaaaaaaaaaaggagaaaaatattttgggggaattttgaaaataacttttattactTGCCACATTGATACTGGTTTGATAATTATGCTTGTTTTTTGTAAAGATTCACTAATGAGCTAAGGTGTGTCTGCATTGGTACCTTTATGCCTTCGTTCACTTAACAGATATTTGAGTGTctgctatgagccaggcactgttctaagtgttggTGATACAGTGATAAATTAACACCAAGTCCTTGTGCTGGGTGACATTTTATCGTTGTTTTGAATTAAGTTAATTATAGACTCTTCATACTAGTGTGTAATCAACGGGCCTGACTCTAAAGTTGGGAAATAGTTGTCAAGTAGTACAATCTGATGGCTACTCAAAGACTCATttactctgaaatattttatgccTGGCATTGTAACACTGAGTTATAACACTGTTACCTGTCTACTCCTGATAAGTAAGCATATGTTCCATTTTTTATCTCAGTCTCAGGAAACAaagctgggagaaaataaatgggaCCTACGATTGATATGTTGGACTAGCAGCTATTGTTTATTGAGTTGTTGCTGTTGCTATGTGTTAGAGAGATACTATGTCAAGCAAGTACTTTATGTACATTGTCTCAGCTAATCACTACGTTACTTTAGTGCACTTGGTATTATGACCCATAATTTATagactgggaaactgaggcacagagatgttaaattTACTCAGGCTCACAGTCAGTACTTGGTGGAAATGGAGTTTGGAGATACTTAGCATGCAGTAGGTAAGAGTAGAAAGAGTGCTGATATATACACAGATTTGTGATGTTCTACCACAGTGTGATAGCATACCATGTAAGTGGAAGGCCTCGGTGAGTGAGGAGGGATGGGGAGTCAGGAGAGGTTGTTGTGGGGAGGGAGTGGACAGGGAGGATTATTGCTTGTCTAACTGCTTGGCCCTTAGGCTTAATCCTTTTTGTGACAGTCCTGAGGCTCCAGAGTTGCATTTAGGTACAAGTACTAGCTTGTCCAGTGTATAGGTAAGAGGGACTGGCAGACCAGAGGTGATCCTGGTTTTACCAGTCATTACTTTGGTCAGATTACTTAGtttctctgggtttcagttttcttatctgtaaaatgggggcaatatTACCTACCTGGTGTGGTTCTTGTGAGAACCAAATTAGATAATAATACATGTGAAACACATCTCACAGTGGTATATAATTAGTGTGCATTATTATTGTGactgtgctttaaaaatttttttgtttggcaatatttttttttaacgtttattcatttttgagagacagagagtgagcaggggtggggtagagagagacggagacacagcatctgaagcaggctccaggctccaggctgtcagcacagagcccgacgcggggctcgaacccatgaactgcaagatcatcacctgagcccaagtcagatgcttaactgactgaaccacccaggcgcccctgtttgacaatatttaatgtgaaatattcagtcaaagagaaaaaaatgtattggagATTTGGGTGGAATCTTGAAGTTGGCCAGTTTTAAGAAGTTCTGAAATTTAGgtgtgcatcagaattacctgggaaCTGGTAGAAACACTTGTCAGGAAGGTGTGGGTGGAACCTGGGCTTAGCATTTTGACATATTTCTTCGTTGAATTTACTTGTACaccaaaatttgagaaccactggtttaaaaCTTTTCTTCATCTTGTGCTTAGGGAGGGctttaacaataacaacaaaaaaattgtttgGATTAACCAGACAGTGTATGGTAGAAGGAAGTGAAATATCAGTTACCAGAATCCCTTCAtcgatttttttttccctgttaagCTTATTTGCGGCCTATAGGCATTTATCTTGGGAGGACAGTGCAGTGTTGAATTTCACACCTAAATTTAATTGCAATGAGTTTTTCAGCTTTTACCCAGTTTCATTTGGAAGTGAGctgattatatttaatttttaaacaattatagaAATAGCAATATTACAAATAAGTAGTACTTATTTGTATTAAGACCTTGTTATATCTTAAGACcttgttaaacttttaaaattggatttctTTAGATAATGTGCTATTTTGGACTAACCAGACTTGGTATTGTTAACTGCATCAGGCAAGCTCCTAGCAGGAAAGAGATTTTATCCTTGATGGTACAAAAGAACAGATTACCGAGGTTAGAGAACAAACAAGAAGTGGAGGGgggttggtggggtggggtgggggtgcttgaAAGAAGCACTCAGGGGATAGCAATGGTGAGAAGCCCTTAATTCTCCAGAGATTACCAGAGCTGAGAGTTGAGAGCTGGAATTGTGGAGGAGGGCCCCAGGGAACTGTGGCTTTTAAGGCAGGCCTGActagcagggagggagggaggggaagttcctgacctctcctccctcttttggGTCTTGTTCATTGGCTTGCATTGCTTGAACCCAGCTGGGGAGCCTAGGTGGTGATCTCTGCAGGCTCATCCTCCCAGGGCTGGAACAGAGCAAAGGAGGGATTGTGGGTTTGTTGCAGCAAGTGGAGAATAAATAAGGCATTGATTAGAACCTTTGGGAATTTGTAGCATTTCCTTGGTACAATTTAAATAACTTTGAGAGTTGTGATACATCTCAAAAATACTTGAGACTACCTGTCTTATACATGCTTAGAAAATAGTTCATTCGCTTTCTCATTTAATTGGACAGTTATTTTAggagggtttatttttttttttaaagtaatatctaTGCCCAACATAAGGCTTGAACTCGCtatccagagatcaagagtcgcatgctgtatcgactgaaccagccaggctccccttagGAACTTTTGATGATCCATATAACCCAATGAGAAACATAACCTAGGTCCATTGGCATAAAatccttttattaatatattgttGTGCTTTAATGAGGTTTCTGAAATTAGGTGGTCTTGGTTTGGTAGAGTAAATGTTTTTCatagaaaattactttaaaaaaattttatctattttgggaaAGTacgcatgagtggcagaggggtagagagagagggagagaatcccaagcagtctctgtcagcgcagggctcatggactcatgaactcatgagatcatgacatgagctaaaatcaagagtcagatggttaactgactgagccacccacatgccccagaaaaaaatcttttaatgactaagttaaaagaaattaaaaaaaaattttttttttttttgttaagaagaGGGCTTTGCCTTATGGAACTTCTACCTCCTGTTCACCTGAACTCTTGATAGCAAAAAGACCAGAACACATGCATAATGTAGTAACAGTTCATAGAAGTAAGGCTGTTGTGAAATAATTGTCCTTCCTCCCCAAGTCCTTTTAAAGACACTTTAAATTTCTGTATACATCTGTTGCAGTTTGGGGTTACTCAACTGTCTTTTGTTAATGCTAGTTTTACCTAGTTAACCTGAATTCTGGGTACAAGTTTAAATCCATGTCTTTTATTTTGGACAAATTCCTGAGGATTACTAAAATGGGTTTCTCTTCTTAAAGAGACGGTATGAAGGTCCCTAGTATATGAGCAGTACTGCCCACCAAAAACAATtagattatatttatattttctttctacttttgaaGGTTTCAGGGAAAAGAAGTACAAGATTTTACTCAGATTAAACAAATCTTGTGAGACATCTGCACATTACTTGAGACTACTTGTTTCAAGTACAGTTAGACTGGGTCTTGTTCACAGCCTCCAGAAAAGGAACAACTAACCGTATAGTCTAGGACTGAGCAAATTAATCAAATAAGAAACACCTGGCTATGAGACTTTAAATAAAGGATACTTCCAGGTGTAATTATAtaattgggtcttttttttttttttttagaaacaaatatgTTTATAAGCTTGTCTTAAAAGCATATGGTACAAAGAAAACAGGTTTGGAGTAAATCATAGAGTACCTGTGCTTGAAATGGTACATTTAGGTATCTTCTCTGTgagtgggctttttttttttttttgtcttttttgaaaaagagaaatttcagaCTTTTTTGGGATCTTCTAAAAACATAGTGTTTATTTTGATTTGGGCTGATAGAATTAGTATCCCAAAGGGGAGAATTGAGGCTGTTGGTTTTTCCATGTTGTGCTCTTTGAATTTCCTTGATTTGAGGATTGAGTTATTCCAGAGAGAAGTTTTCTCCAgttccttgttattttttttctaaaattagatgAAACAACTGTGTTTTGGTTTGTGGGCATGATTTGCTGTTTGTTATCCTTTTGGTATTTTGAGGAAGAACAAAGTGTattcatgtgtatgtgttttgagGAGGAATGTATTAGTTCTCTGCTCTTCCTGTCCATCATTATTGGCTTGAAGATGAGAGTAGAtgattttatgtatcttttaatCCTTTTGCTTGAGGTTTCAAACAAAACTATATCTTGTGTTGGCCATCGAGATGATGGAGAAAACAGATGAGTGCTTAGTGTAGAACTAGTCACTGGGTATTCCATGGCAAATTGAGAAGGTGGGGAGGGCAAGGAAGATGGGAATTGCCTGGGTTTGAGCATATGACAGATTTCACTATAGATGTTTTAGAGCCCAGaaaaaatatgtcagtcagaATTTTGCATCTCATAGGTAACATTCTACTGataagtttgcctttttttttttaagagagagagagagcacgagccagggagagccacacaggggaagggggggaggagagagagagagagagagagagagagagagagagagaaagagagaaagagagaaagagaatatcccaagctgactccatactcagtgtggagcttgatgtgggctCCATCCAgcaccctgggatgatgacctgagctgataccaagagttggctgtttaactgattgagccacccaggtgccctccacctTTACAGTTTTTAAATCCTTTCACTGCCCATTTTGATTACATACTTCATGAATTTGCTTTAAACAAATGTATTCCTGTAAAGCTTTGTGTAAGTTAAATAAAGAATTGAACTGTAATTTCGTATTATCCTGGgaaagtttcttatttatttaaagtattcCATTAGTAATTTCTTTTGTAAGAAAGAATCTTTTGTAAGGGGAAGAATccttttttcaacaaatgattgtTTTTTAGATTGTACtaatatatatggatatttcACATATTGTTGTATAAACATAGGTCTGGCTAAAtacacatttcatataaatatgctTAAATTAAATTTGGTCTCATATTGTGTTTGATATTACCAATAAAAAGGGATTGGGTAATAgagatttttcttaaataaatgctGTTTCTTGGATTTGTACTAAAATGTCCTTTGGTAGGCTTATCTACTaagaataatattcttttaagcAGTAGATTGAGGTTCAGTATATAATGTaatagtaaattcttttttttttgtaaattctttgtGTGTCATAAAATTTATTAGGTAAATGATAGTATTCTGCTTTAATGCTAAAATCAGTGTTTTGTGTGGCCTGAAGTAAATTGTCTGAAAATAACAGTTAAATTTAGAGagatagttttattaaaaaattattgtagttGAAAAGCAGACAAACTGTTGTTTGGAAAACATACTTTAATGTAGCtctggataaaatatttatttcctgtaCCTAATACCATGCTAATGAGGCCATGAACCCAGATTCATTGTAATCTGTGTTCTGTCCCTAAACACTCAACAGAGACTACTCTGTAACCTAGTAATTAATAGATCCAGTGGCCTCATTTTGGTCATTATTCTTTTCCAACTTCTTCAGCTATTGACCAACTAATCctccttgaatttttttctcttagcttCTGTGGTCATGCCCTCTGTGAAGACTCTgacttttcctattttgtttttactgcttAATTTTCTCTGCCTGTGCCTTTACTGTTTGTGTCCAATAAACTCCCAAATGGGAGTCCCATATTAAACTCTACtcactctgttctttttttttaattattattttttataatctttatttttgagagagggagagacagagtgtgagcgagtgggggaggaacagagagagagggagacacagaacctgaagcaggctccaggctctgagctgtcagcatagagcccgattcggggcccagacccacgaaccgtgagatcacaacctgaactgaagtcggacgctcaactgactgcgccacacagacacccctgttcttatttttgataattatatTAATCCCGTGGTCCCAATTCTTATTTTTAGGGCAAATTTTCCCCGAATCTCTTTCTGTATCATTTTGACTAGCATTTCTGAACTGATGCTATACAAGACACCTCAAATTTTCATAATTCCCATCAAATCCACCTCCCCTGAGAAACTTGGATCTTCTGTTTCCCTTATGACAGTCCTATTACCTCGTTATTCCAgtttaggtctttaaaaaaattttttttaaatgttaattttagagagagagagacagacagagcacgagcagggaggggaggggcagagtgagagggagacaacagaaaccgaagcagactccagactctgagctgtgagtctcaggcacagagactgatgcagggctcgaactcacaaaccatgagatcatgatcacTTACCcggacttaaccaactgagcacccaggcacccctgaagttcaGCACTTTAACTCACCCTTTCCCTCTTATCATAGTTGTTCACTTGCCAAACCCTGTTTTGCTTCTAGAAGGCCATCCTTCACTTTCTACTCCCTCTGACTGAATGCAAGCTTCATTACTTTTTCTTCCATACATGTCTCCCTGAATTTGGTCCTTTTCCTCAATGTACAGTCTGTCCTGTGCATATCCATTACGGTTGTATTTCAAAGTAGAAATTTGATTGTAATAGTCTCTTGCTGAATAAGAGTCCCAGTTAGCCCTTTGTTAATACATTTTAGAGTCCAAACTTTTTATTGTGGGATTGAAGCCGTCCGTGGACTAATGTCTTGGCTTACTGCAGTATTTGTCAAACTTCTGCCACTGTGCCAGGCTCTAGCCCCATTAGCCTATTTCCTAGACATGTCCTTATTCTCCCTCCTTTCCACTCTTGTTCAAACAGACCTTTGTCTGGAATGGATTGACCTTTAGTCAGTTTTACCTGTCTTTCATGACCTGTTTGAATTAAATCTTTCAAAACTGTTTTCCCAAATTTACTTTTTGGAATTATACCTCTATTATAATACTTACCAAaggttatataatatatatgtgtcttCTTTCATCCTCCCCTACTCTCAGTAGCGAATGTGAGCAGCCTAGCAAAAGATTTGGTAAAGTTTTATGTAGAATAGTGGATCTCAGGTTTTAGGACTCTTTAAAGATTCATAATTATTGAGGACTCTGTAAAGATTTTGTTATCTGTTTGGTTATAGCTGTCATTATTTACtgtgttagaaattaaaatttagaaattaaattatttaacccatttaaaaataatatttaataaatacatgttaacagaaaatgacattttatgaaaaagaactATTTGcagggaacctggctggctcagtcgatagagcatcctactcttgaacttggggttgtgggtttaagcgccatgttggttgtagagattacttaaaaaagttaacaaaaagaaatataactgttttccaaaacaaaaatttgtgaaaaaagtggcactattttatattttttataaatctttataaTGTCTAATTTAATAGATGATAACTGGATTCAGTTTTTGCTGCATTATGTTGTTTTTGGTTGAACTGtttatgaagaaaatctggcctcacCCAAATATATCCTTGGGAAAGGAAGTAGTAACATAACCTTTTTTAGATAATTGTGTATATTCTTTGATCCTTCATCCAAACTAAGCAGGTGGTAATTTCTTAAAGTTTCAAAGTGGAATCTTAAACCATACTAGTGAACTTTTGCACTCTGTTATATTACAATCTGTTGGTGTATTTTGcactctgaatgaatgaatcttttaCCCATGCAT
Encoded proteins:
- the LOC115514941 gene encoding 26S proteasome complex subunit SEM1-like, yielding MELRLVYVLPKRAHGAEFQLSSGPERFFVGRVAVSEKKQLVGLGLLEEDEEFKEFPAEEWAGLGEDEGPDAHVSEDNWDDDSVEDDFSNQLQPELDKHGYKMETL